The bacterium genome window below encodes:
- a CDS encoding DUF4175 family protein gives MQDEHKLKNYNAIMDALRGVRAAEERVALYRGLLLTLGAVAGIVLVASVLEAVMYFGIEGRTVLFALSAAGVLTAAGIFLLPALAPRFSASRRKSEDTVALEVGAKFPEIRDRLLNAMQVFREMRKEKHVAWSPQLVDAGFSDVSAAFERLDLAPVIDRAPLRRAARNAVIFLGVTVLAFAMLPSTLGGAFWHVLQFRTDFAPPAPFEFMVIPGDIEAVKGEKLTLEATTSADEQPEITFHVREDEQEEFDAVPTARDSSGMWMHEITGVRRSLVYYAEAAGYRSRQYRIDVVDRPFVRSLRTRLTFPSYAKLSPRYLDDNVGDVAALAGTRVTLDVALSKEVQDARLVFSDSSEQEMEVTDLRAQASFVLKKDASYHVALKDVNGIANANPIEYSLTVLPDQGPTVDIIEPGRNSNLDESMRLALLIRIADDYGFSKLVLKYRLAASRYEKAQEDYSSITIPLPSAREREMEVPWIWNLTSLNLVPEDVVNYFVEIYDNDNINGPKVGRSQIYSLRLPSLEEVFAKADAEQEKAVENLEETLKAAEDVQRELDQLRQEMKQQNAEKLDWQQQKKVEELMKRQDKMMRDVKDVNEQLSKLQEEMQKQNMLSEETVQKYQELEELMKEVDAPELREAHEKMKEMMKQMSPEQMKDALENFSFNEENFRKSIERTIDLLKRIQIEQKVDELAKRAEEMAKQQEDLAQRTENADPKNQSQLDRLAEEQREMKKQMDAMDREMKELMKKMEEFPQEMPLNEMKEAQAEMNLSQMQQSMNQSAGQCQGGNCKGASKQQKKMAQQMRKFQKKMEQVKKKMSQNMQQMVKRGFQKALKEVLEMSKKQEDLKNRVQNMPANSPQFREATREQMELMEQLNQTGNELMELAKKTFAVNQKMAKHLGQAMKKMEQSMNSMQNRDQRSGGQQQGGAMAELNEAAKQLAQAMQKSSQGGSSQGGSLLQQLRQMAQQQMDINANMPTPSSGQSSMQERQQIQRLMQQQAAVQKSLQELNEEAKRSDEGKRLAGDLERIAEEMQEVVRDMQQNNVNPNTRQKQERILSRLLDASRSMRERDWEKRRRSRAGEDVARRTPGQLSDELTDPSEAIRSDLQKAVSEGYARDYEVLIRKYFEKLESVITEE, from the coding sequence ATGCAGGACGAACATAAACTGAAAAACTACAATGCCATCATGGATGCGCTGCGCGGTGTGCGCGCAGCCGAAGAGCGCGTCGCGCTGTATCGAGGACTCCTTCTTACACTCGGGGCTGTAGCAGGAATCGTGCTTGTTGCTTCCGTACTCGAAGCCGTGATGTATTTCGGGATTGAAGGACGCACGGTGCTGTTCGCGCTTTCCGCGGCGGGTGTCCTGACCGCCGCCGGCATCTTTCTGCTTCCTGCGCTGGCACCCCGTTTTTCGGCGTCCCGTCGCAAGAGCGAGGACACCGTCGCACTCGAAGTGGGAGCGAAATTCCCCGAGATCCGTGACCGCCTGCTCAATGCCATGCAGGTGTTCCGTGAAATGCGCAAGGAAAAGCATGTGGCGTGGTCGCCGCAGCTTGTCGATGCAGGCTTCAGTGATGTGTCCGCTGCCTTCGAGCGGCTGGATCTCGCTCCGGTCATCGATCGTGCGCCGCTGCGCAGGGCCGCGCGCAATGCCGTCATTTTTCTCGGCGTCACCGTCCTCGCCTTCGCCATGCTCCCTTCCACACTGGGTGGGGCGTTCTGGCATGTGCTGCAGTTCCGCACGGACTTCGCTCCTCCCGCACCGTTCGAATTCATGGTCATTCCCGGCGACATCGAAGCCGTGAAAGGCGAGAAGCTGACGCTGGAAGCCACCACCTCTGCCGACGAGCAGCCGGAGATTACCTTCCACGTCCGCGAGGACGAACAGGAAGAATTTGACGCCGTGCCGACGGCCCGCGACAGCAGCGGCATGTGGATGCATGAAATCACGGGCGTCCGCCGTTCCCTGGTGTATTACGCTGAGGCGGCGGGCTACCGCAGTCGGCAGTATCGCATCGATGTCGTGGATCGTCCCTTCGTGCGCTCGCTGCGCACAAGGCTCACCTTCCCGTCCTATGCCAAACTCTCCCCGCGCTACCTCGACGATAACGTCGGCGACGTCGCGGCACTGGCCGGCACGCGCGTAACGCTTGACGTTGCACTCAGCAAGGAAGTGCAAGACGCACGCCTGGTATTCAGCGACAGCAGCGAGCAGGAGATGGAGGTGACGGATCTCCGTGCGCAGGCATCCTTCGTGTTGAAAAAGGACGCATCGTATCATGTGGCGCTCAAGGATGTCAACGGCATCGCCAACGCCAATCCGATTGAATACAGTCTGACCGTGCTGCCGGACCAGGGTCCGACAGTCGACATCATCGAACCGGGGAGAAACAGCAATCTCGACGAGAGCATGCGTCTGGCGCTGCTGATCCGCATCGCGGATGATTACGGTTTCTCGAAGCTGGTTCTCAAGTATCGTCTCGCCGCCTCACGCTATGAAAAAGCGCAGGAGGATTATTCCTCGATTACCATTCCGCTGCCATCGGCACGCGAACGTGAAATGGAAGTTCCATGGATTTGGAATCTCACATCGCTCAACCTCGTGCCTGAGGATGTGGTGAATTACTTCGTGGAGATCTACGACAACGACAACATCAACGGACCCAAAGTCGGCCGCAGCCAGATTTACTCGCTCCGTCTGCCATCGCTCGAGGAAGTGTTCGCCAAAGCGGATGCCGAGCAGGAGAAGGCCGTGGAGAACCTGGAAGAAACACTCAAGGCGGCTGAGGACGTACAGCGTGAACTCGATCAGCTGCGCCAGGAGATGAAGCAGCAGAACGCGGAGAAGCTCGACTGGCAGCAGCAGAAGAAAGTCGAGGAGCTGATGAAGCGGCAGGACAAAATGATGCGCGACGTCAAGGACGTCAACGAGCAGCTGAGCAAACTGCAGGAGGAAATGCAGAAGCAGAACATGCTCTCGGAAGAGACCGTGCAGAAGTACCAGGAACTCGAAGAGCTCATGAAGGAAGTCGACGCTCCCGAGCTGCGCGAGGCGCATGAGAAGATGAAGGAAATGATGAAGCAGATGAGTCCCGAGCAGATGAAAGACGCGCTCGAGAATTTCAGCTTCAACGAGGAGAATTTCCGCAAGAGCATCGAACGCACCATCGATCTGCTCAAGCGCATACAGATCGAACAGAAAGTCGACGAGCTGGCAAAGCGGGCAGAGGAGATGGCCAAGCAGCAGGAAGATCTCGCGCAGCGCACGGAAAACGCGGATCCGAAGAACCAGTCGCAGCTCGATCGTCTCGCCGAGGAACAGCGGGAGATGAAGAAGCAGATGGACGCGATGGACCGCGAGATGAAAGAGCTGATGAAGAAGATGGAGGAGTTCCCGCAGGAAATGCCGCTCAATGAGATGAAGGAAGCGCAGGCGGAAATGAATCTTTCGCAGATGCAGCAGTCGATGAATCAGTCTGCCGGACAGTGCCAGGGCGGCAACTGCAAGGGCGCTTCAAAGCAGCAGAAGAAGATGGCGCAGCAGATGCGCAAGTTCCAGAAGAAGATGGAACAGGTCAAGAAGAAGATGAGCCAGAACATGCAGCAGATGGTCAAGCGCGGCTTTCAGAAGGCGCTGAAGGAAGTGCTGGAGATGTCGAAGAAGCAGGAGGACCTGAAGAATCGCGTGCAGAACATGCCGGCGAATTCTCCGCAGTTCCGTGAAGCCACGCGCGAACAGATGGAACTCATGGAGCAGCTCAATCAGACCGGGAATGAACTGATGGAGCTGGCGAAAAAGACTTTCGCCGTCAATCAGAAAATGGCCAAGCACCTCGGTCAGGCCATGAAGAAGATGGAGCAGTCCATGAACAGCATGCAGAACCGCGATCAACGATCCGGCGGACAGCAGCAGGGCGGGGCCATGGCGGAACTTAACGAAGCAGCCAAACAGCTCGCGCAGGCCATGCAGAAATCCTCGCAGGGTGGCAGCTCGCAGGGCGGCTCACTTCTCCAGCAGCTCCGCCAGATGGCGCAGCAGCAGATGGATATCAACGCGAACATGCCGACGCCGTCTTCGGGACAGAGTTCAATGCAGGAACGGCAGCAGATCCAGCGTCTCATGCAGCAGCAGGCCGCCGTGCAGAAATCACTGCAAGAGCTGAACGAAGAAGCCAAGCGCAGTGATGAAGGAAAGCGTCTCGCAGGCGATCTCGAACGTATCGCAGAAGAAATGCAGGAAGTCGTGCGCGACATGCAGCAGAATAACGTCAATCCCAACACACGGCAGAAGCAGGAGCGCATCCTCTCTCGACTGCTTGACGCTTCACGCTCCATGCGTGAGAGGGACTGGGAGAAACGCCGTCGCTCGCGTGCGGGTGAAGATGTGGCGCGCCGCACGCCCGGACAGCTGTCTGACGAACTCACCGATCCCAGCGAAGCGATTCGCTCAGATCTGCAGAAGGCAGTCAGCGAAGGCTACGCCCGCGATTACGAAGTGCTCATTCGCAAGTATTTCGAGAAACTCGAAAGCGTCATCACCGAAGAATAA
- a CDS encoding DUF4159 domain-containing protein has product MQHILRASALILLFFGLFSLVSVDVLAQSVAKQSSRFVIARLKYEGGGDWYNDPSSELNMLRFLKQHTDIDVDVRTEVDVEVGSEKLFSYPFVFMTGHGSVSLTDREVRNLRAYLENGGFLYVDDDYGFDKAFRREIKKVFPDKELVELPFDHGIYHNHFDFPNGLPKIHEHDKKAPQGFGIFHEGRLVVFYTYETNLADGWADPDVHKDPEAVRLKSLQMGLNIIVWALTH; this is encoded by the coding sequence ATGCAGCATATCTTGCGCGCTTCGGCGCTGATTCTCCTGTTCTTCGGACTGTTTTCCCTCGTCTCCGTTGACGTCCTCGCGCAGTCCGTCGCCAAGCAGAGCAGCCGTTTCGTCATCGCCCGCCTCAAATACGAGGGAGGCGGCGACTGGTACAACGATCCCTCCAGCGAGCTCAACATGCTGCGCTTCCTCAAACAGCACACCGATATCGATGTGGATGTCCGCACGGAAGTCGATGTGGAAGTGGGCAGCGAGAAGCTGTTTTCCTATCCATTCGTATTCATGACGGGACACGGAAGCGTGAGTCTGACGGATCGCGAGGTACGAAACCTCCGCGCGTATCTCGAGAACGGCGGCTTCCTGTACGTGGATGACGATTACGGCTTCGACAAGGCCTTTCGGCGGGAAATCAAAAAGGTCTTTCCCGACAAGGAGCTGGTGGAACTGCCCTTCGATCACGGCATTTATCACAATCATTTCGATTTTCCGAACGGTCTCCCCAAGATTCATGAGCACGACAAGAAAGCCCCGCAGGGCTTCGGGATTTTTCATGAGGGAAGACTGGTGGTGTTTTATACGTATGAGACGAACCTGGCCGACGGCTGGGCTGACCCCGATGTGCACAAGGACCCCGAAGCAGTTCGCCTGAAGTCCCTTCAAATGGGATTGAACATCATCGTGTGGGCGCTGACGCATTGA
- a CDS encoding BamA/TamA family outer membrane protein — MYARILLILLLPAALFAQEHESAFNHLPILMYDTDTGFGAGYKGVLRNALGNEESFDVTLFMSTKGERWVRLGYSSFDAELRQGIAYPFALDVVADYDKMIHSSFFGVGADARFEDREFYTLEPFELTAAVSRGFTPEIVGQAMLRFKRTWSYGWESSSRLQGLESNSSSVDLTSLTLQLRHDTRNSTLNPSQGTVLSAEMEQAVALTPLGKDWTRLGVWGQYYTSWRSVIAAMRVGMQSMLGGDIPVQHMLPIGGNATVRGIPRDRFLDRNSIVVNGELRFPIYRSLAGIVGVDAGSVAHSFQDLTGNRWMLTPVAGLRLILDTFVTRADIGYSADAMGFYLNFGQLF; from the coding sequence ATGTATGCCCGGATACTTCTGATACTGCTGCTGCCTGCTGCGCTGTTTGCCCAGGAGCATGAAAGCGCATTCAATCATCTGCCCATTCTGATGTATGATACGGATACGGGTTTCGGGGCGGGATACAAGGGCGTGCTGCGCAATGCGCTGGGGAATGAGGAGTCATTCGATGTGACGCTGTTCATGAGCACGAAGGGCGAGCGCTGGGTGCGACTGGGATATTCATCCTTCGATGCGGAATTGCGACAGGGAATCGCCTATCCCTTTGCGTTGGATGTGGTGGCCGATTACGACAAGATGATACACAGCAGCTTCTTCGGGGTGGGTGCGGATGCGCGCTTTGAGGACAGGGAATTCTATACGCTCGAACCCTTTGAACTCACCGCTGCCGTCAGCCGGGGCTTTACTCCCGAGATCGTGGGACAGGCGATGCTGCGTTTCAAACGCACATGGTCCTACGGCTGGGAAAGCAGCAGCCGACTGCAGGGGCTTGAGAGCAATTCCTCAAGCGTGGATCTCACTTCCCTGACGCTGCAGTTGCGGCATGACACGCGCAACAGCACACTCAATCCTTCGCAGGGCACGGTGCTCTCCGCGGAAATGGAACAGGCGGTTGCCCTCACGCCACTGGGGAAGGACTGGACACGGCTCGGGGTGTGGGGACAGTACTACACCTCCTGGCGCAGTGTCATCGCGGCAATGCGTGTGGGAATGCAATCGATGCTTGGGGGTGATATTCCCGTGCAGCACATGCTGCCCATCGGGGGCAACGCGACCGTCCGCGGCATTCCGCGCGACCGCTTCCTCGATCGCAACAGCATTGTTGTAAATGGCGAACTCCGCTTCCCCATCTACCGCAGTCTTGCAGGCATCGTCGGCGTGGACGCTGGCAGTGTCGCCCACAGTTTCCAGGACCTCACAGGCAACCGCTGGATGCTCACCCCCGTGGCCGGACTCCGACTCATCCTCGACACCTTCGTCACCCGCGCAGACATCGGCTACAGTGCAGATGCCATGGGGTTTTATCTGAACTTCGGGCAGTTGTTCTAA
- a CDS encoding MerR family transcriptional regulator, which produces MKDFSIKKLYYSISEVSKITNLEQYVLRYWESEFDELKPAKNRAGNRIYTNKDIQLILFIKKLLRDERYTIEGAKQVLKTYTPGQEHDFGQEEEEMDPAQTALVFEPEGKLRQDLLKVRQFLEDLRERIRG; this is translated from the coding sequence ATGAAGGATTTTTCCATCAAAAAGCTCTACTACTCGATCAGCGAGGTGAGCAAAATCACGAACCTGGAACAGTACGTCCTGCGTTACTGGGAGTCCGAGTTCGATGAGCTGAAACCCGCCAAAAACCGGGCCGGCAACCGCATTTACACGAACAAGGACATCCAGCTCATTCTCTTCATCAAGAAACTGCTGCGCGATGAGCGCTACACCATCGAAGGTGCGAAGCAGGTGCTGAAAACGTACACTCCCGGACAGGAGCACGATTTCGGGCAGGAAGAAGAAGAGATGGATCCCGCACAGACCGCCCTCGTGTTTGAGCCTGAAGGCAAACTCCGCCAGGATCTGCTCAAGGTCCGCCAGTTCCTCGAAGACCTCCGCGAACGCATCCGCGGCTGA
- a CDS encoding DUF5686 and carboxypeptidase regulatory-like domain-containing protein has translation MKSIILSVLFLLISTPLLHAQQRISGTVTDAASGEALQFANVWVKERSTGTTTDRNGRYTLVLPAGSHTLVVSYIGYQSSTRKVQLPGDVTQNFGLTQSSIEMPTVEFSPDDNPALRIIRRAIEEKEKRAERLQNYSLTSHSKLRVYVKGALEAMARNTGDKLVVSATVDNSEDSTAAEADSSAMPLPILMETQTEAWYAKPDNYKEVIKARKQSAMIPSQGNIMISAFFIVNFYGDEFNFNEGAPIPGPISDWGLDYYSYRLTGETMLDDAKLYMIDFHPLGENDPGLEGSIYIADSSYALTMVDLDVNDAAMPTFFGGIGFKQHFQRFKDDLWMPVDVVVDAGIDIPLVDIQINIEGLSVLQDYHINEQINEDFFDRTRIQVLPEADERDSTYWVEHQKIPETSEDKLAYLKADTVKMQLDSAKYSVGFGDFISGGTTGSDDVQFSFPGILSLYRYNRVEGHALDGTVRLAMPELPLRSLYAGAGYGFDDERLKYRIGGNFTFLHSPELRIGAERHFEREFIDAWNDPAGEMLVTLFNLLDRYDYRDYFYADGWSVSASYDPFLLFPMSLRYGEERYYNAMTVGDWSIFNTDEPYRSNPPINEGSVRSLSGTLRFDNRDLIDNAGKISRFGSLEHMPIFSVGWMQADIQGSTWDILTLGGYMSGSFDMGLYGSTSYRLTANYADNALPTQLLYNLQGSMEWLIWPNRFRTLGFREFGGDRRATLYLQHNLRDWLFRASQIPLLKDSGWALKLFANGGWTKMSDETAALQTVGVHETGPVFWEAGFSIDNIFTFFRLDLAWRLNHFRDGENFYIGIGTALL, from the coding sequence ATGAAATCCATCATCCTTTCCGTTCTGTTCCTTCTCATAAGCACACCTCTCCTCCACGCCCAGCAGCGCATCAGCGGCACCGTCACCGATGCCGCCAGCGGTGAAGCACTGCAGTTTGCCAACGTGTGGGTGAAAGAACGAAGCACGGGGACGACGACTGATCGTAATGGACGCTACACCCTGGTTCTCCCCGCCGGATCACACACGCTGGTAGTCAGCTACATCGGATATCAGAGCAGCACGCGGAAGGTACAGCTGCCCGGGGACGTGACGCAGAATTTCGGTCTCACGCAGAGCAGCATAGAAATGCCGACAGTGGAGTTTTCACCGGATGACAATCCTGCCCTGCGCATCATTCGACGTGCCATCGAAGAGAAAGAGAAGCGCGCAGAGCGCCTGCAGAATTACAGTCTCACATCGCACTCGAAACTGCGCGTCTACGTCAAGGGTGCGCTCGAAGCCATGGCCCGGAATACCGGAGACAAGCTGGTAGTTTCAGCCACCGTCGACAACAGCGAAGACAGCACTGCCGCGGAAGCCGACAGCAGCGCCATGCCTCTTCCCATCCTCATGGAAACGCAGACTGAAGCCTGGTATGCCAAGCCAGACAATTACAAGGAAGTCATCAAGGCGCGCAAGCAGAGCGCGATGATTCCCTCGCAGGGGAACATCATGATCAGCGCCTTTTTCATCGTCAACTTCTATGGCGATGAATTCAATTTCAACGAAGGCGCTCCGATTCCCGGACCCATTTCCGACTGGGGACTGGACTATTACTCGTACCGCCTCACCGGTGAAACGATGCTTGACGATGCGAAGCTCTACATGATTGACTTCCATCCGCTCGGAGAAAATGATCCCGGACTGGAAGGCAGCATTTACATTGCCGACAGCAGCTACGCGCTGACCATGGTCGATCTGGATGTCAACGACGCCGCCATGCCAACGTTCTTCGGGGGTATCGGTTTCAAGCAGCATTTCCAGCGCTTCAAGGATGACCTGTGGATGCCGGTCGATGTCGTGGTGGATGCGGGAATAGACATTCCGCTGGTAGACATTCAGATAAACATTGAGGGATTGTCCGTTCTTCAGGATTATCACATCAACGAACAGATCAACGAGGACTTCTTCGACCGCACACGCATCCAGGTCCTGCCCGAAGCGGATGAACGCGACAGCACATACTGGGTTGAACACCAGAAAATTCCGGAGACCAGCGAAGACAAGCTGGCCTACCTCAAGGCCGATACCGTGAAGATGCAGCTCGACTCGGCGAAATACTCCGTCGGCTTTGGCGATTTCATCTCCGGAGGCACCACCGGGTCAGACGATGTGCAGTTCAGTTTCCCGGGCATTCTCTCACTCTACCGCTACAATCGCGTCGAGGGACATGCGCTCGACGGCACTGTGCGCCTCGCGATGCCGGAACTTCCACTGCGCAGCCTGTATGCCGGGGCAGGATACGGCTTCGACGATGAGAGACTGAAATACCGCATCGGCGGGAATTTCACTTTCCTGCATTCCCCCGAACTGCGCATCGGCGCCGAGCGGCATTTCGAGCGTGAATTCATCGACGCCTGGAACGACCCCGCCGGGGAAATGCTGGTCACACTGTTCAACCTGCTCGATCGCTACGATTACCGCGACTACTTCTATGCCGACGGCTGGAGCGTCAGCGCGTCCTACGATCCTTTCCTGCTTTTTCCGATGTCACTGCGCTACGGCGAGGAGCGGTATTACAACGCGATGACCGTGGGGGACTGGAGCATTTTCAATACGGACGAACCCTACCGTTCCAATCCCCCGATCAATGAAGGCAGTGTCCGCTCGCTCAGCGGCACGCTGCGTTTCGACAACCGCGACCTGATCGACAACGCCGGTAAGATCTCACGTTTCGGATCACTTGAGCACATGCCCATATTCAGCGTGGGATGGATGCAGGCGGATATCCAGGGGTCGACGTGGGACATCCTCACCCTGGGGGGATACATGAGCGGAAGCTTCGATATGGGGCTGTACGGATCGACCTCGTATCGCCTGACCGCGAATTACGCCGACAACGCCCTGCCGACCCAGCTGCTGTACAACCTGCAGGGATCGATGGAATGGCTGATCTGGCCGAACCGCTTCCGCACCCTCGGCTTTCGCGAATTCGGCGGCGACCGCCGCGCGACGCTCTACCTTCAGCACAATCTGCGGGATTGGCTGTTCCGCGCCTCCCAAATCCCCCTGCTCAAAGACAGCGGCTGGGCACTCAAACTCTTCGCGAACGGCGGGTGGACCAAAATGTCCGACGAAACCGCGGCCCTGCAAACCGTCGGCGTCCACGAAACGGGCCCCGTCTTCTGGGAAGCGGGCTTCTCGATTGACAACATCTTCACCTTCTTCCGCCTCGACCTCGCCTGGCGCCTCAACCATTTCCGCGACGGCGAGAACTTCTACATCGGTATCGGGACGGCACTGCTCTGA
- a CDS encoding MTH1187 family thiamine-binding protein: protein MHIIADLMIVPLGVGISVSPYVAACEKILKEAGLQTRLHAYGTNIEGEWDDVFAAVKRCHEVIHEMGAPRVSSSMKFGTRTDRMQTMEDKIRSVEDKLE, encoded by the coding sequence ATGCATATTATCGCCGATCTCATGATCGTCCCACTCGGCGTGGGCATCTCCGTTTCCCCCTACGTCGCAGCCTGCGAGAAAATCCTCAAGGAAGCAGGACTGCAAACCCGCCTCCACGCCTACGGCACCAACATCGAAGGTGAATGGGACGATGTCTTCGCCGCCGTCAAGCGCTGCCACGAAGTCATCCACGAAATGGGCGCGCCCCGCGTCTCCTCCAGCATGAAATTCGGCACCCGCACCGACCGCATGCAAACCATGGAGGATAAGATTCGGAGTGTAGAGGATAAGCTGGAATAA
- a CDS encoding glycosyltransferase has product MKLLVTIPVYNEENALPVSIPTLHAFLSAHLSEYDWMIEIADNASIDNTPDVSRKLTEEFARVRYLRLEQKGRGRALKKSWMESDADIVSYMDVDLSTNLDSFPPMVNALAKEGYDIGTGSRLMKGANTERSFKREFISRTYNLMVKAMFFTRFSDAQCGFKAVTREVVDVFLPHIEDNVWFFDSELLIIGEKCGYRIFDVPVKWIEDLDTRVKIVKTALDDIKGLLRVRRKFWAGDYRKLKKS; this is encoded by the coding sequence ATGAAACTGCTCGTTACCATCCCTGTGTACAATGAAGAAAATGCCCTGCCGGTGAGCATCCCGACGCTGCATGCGTTTCTGTCGGCGCATCTCAGCGAGTATGACTGGATGATTGAGATAGCGGACAATGCATCGATCGACAACACGCCGGATGTATCGCGCAAGCTGACGGAGGAATTCGCTCGCGTGCGCTATCTGCGGTTGGAGCAGAAAGGTCGTGGACGCGCACTGAAGAAATCCTGGATGGAATCGGATGCGGATATTGTCAGCTACATGGATGTCGATCTGTCCACCAATCTTGATTCCTTTCCCCCGATGGTGAACGCGCTGGCGAAAGAGGGCTATGACATCGGCACCGGTTCCCGGCTGATGAAGGGTGCGAACACCGAGCGCAGCTTCAAGCGCGAGTTCATCTCCCGCACATACAACCTCATGGTCAAGGCGATGTTCTTCACGCGCTTTTCCGATGCGCAGTGCGGCTTCAAAGCGGTGACGCGTGAAGTGGTCGACGTCTTCCTCCCGCATATCGAAGACAATGTCTGGTTCTTCGATTCCGAACTGCTGATCATCGGGGAAAAGTGCGGCTACCGTATTTTCGACGTGCCGGTGAAGTGGATCGAGGATCTCGATACCCGCGTGAAAATCGTGAAGACCGCGCTTGACGACATCAAGGGACTCCTTCGCGTTCGCCGCAAATTCTGGGCGGGCGACTACCGCAAGCTGAAAAAATCCTGA